In Pseudomonas deceptionensis, a single window of DNA contains:
- the arsH gene encoding arsenical resistance protein ArsH → MSEHLPNLDLTLFDGAQPSTPSPHKPRILLLYGSTRERSFSRLLVEEAARLLEHFGAETRLFNPSGLPLPDDAPVDHPKVQELRDLVLWSEGQVWCSPERHGAMSAVFKAQIDWVPLELGAVRPTQGKTLAVMQVCGGSQSFNVVNQLRVLGRWMRMFTIPNQSSVPKAYMEFDEAGRMKPSPFYDRVVDVMEELVKFTVLLRDRQEFLVDRYSERKESAEQLMARVNQRSI, encoded by the coding sequence ATGTCTGAGCATTTACCCAACCTGGACCTGACCCTGTTCGATGGCGCGCAACCTTCGACGCCGAGCCCTCACAAGCCGCGCATCCTGTTGCTCTACGGATCGACCCGCGAACGCTCCTTCAGCCGCTTGCTGGTAGAAGAAGCCGCGCGCCTGCTTGAGCACTTTGGCGCTGAAACTCGCCTCTTCAACCCGTCCGGTTTGCCGTTGCCTGACGACGCCCCGGTCGATCATCCCAAAGTGCAGGAGCTGCGGGATCTGGTGCTGTGGTCTGAAGGTCAGGTCTGGTGTTCGCCGGAGCGCCACGGCGCGATGTCGGCAGTGTTCAAGGCGCAGATCGACTGGGTTCCCCTGGAACTCGGCGCCGTTCGCCCCACCCAGGGCAAAACCCTGGCGGTGATGCAAGTGTGTGGCGGCTCGCAGTCGTTCAACGTGGTCAATCAACTGCGCGTACTGGGACGCTGGATGCGTATGTTCACCATCCCCAATCAGTCCTCGGTGCCGAAGGCCTACATGGAATTCGACGAGGCGGGCCGGATGAAACCCTCGCCGTTCTATGACCGCGTCGTCGATGTGATGGAAGAACTGGTGAAGTTCACCGTACTGCTGCGCGACCGACAGGAGTTTCTGGTGGATCGCTATTCAGAACGCAAGGAATCGGCTGAGCAACTGATGGCGCGTGTGAACCAGCGTTCTATCTGA
- a CDS encoding MFS transporter: MHKRHVPSDHYLKSGPETVASADIPPSKTGWAALLSGWNGVRSLALAGGVVLHAINVYIATTILPSVVRDIGGIDFYAWNTTLFVTASILGSALSARLLTSAGPRGAYIIASLVFAIGTFICAFAPSMPVMLAGRIIQGLGGGFLFALSYAMIRLVFIEPLWPRAMALVSGMWGVATLIGPAVGGIFAELGVWRAAFWSLIPVALLFALLAVAVLPKRSAGKTERSPLPLVQLALVTSAVLVVSAASVSSTLSWNIGGLGVAAVLTALLIVTESRSSRRLLPEGAFRITTALGALYATMSLLAITVTSGEIFVPLFLQVLHHQSPLAAGYLAALMAAGWTSGSIASAGASGKNIRRAILAGPVLGVGGMVALAVLMRSESDGGWLAITPICVALVAIGLGVGLAWPHLLTRVFQVASVGEQGLAAASITTVQLFATALGAALAGMVANVAGLTHPGGITGMANAAGWLFGVFALASFLGFFTALRVVRLHSKARRFSG, translated from the coding sequence ATGCACAAACGTCACGTGCCATCTGATCACTATTTGAAATCCGGGCCAGAGACGGTGGCGTCTGCGGATATCCCTCCCTCAAAAACGGGTTGGGCCGCTCTACTGTCTGGCTGGAATGGCGTGCGCTCGCTCGCGCTTGCAGGTGGCGTCGTCCTCCATGCGATCAATGTCTATATCGCCACTACCATTCTGCCATCGGTGGTCAGGGACATCGGCGGTATCGACTTTTACGCCTGGAACACCACGCTGTTCGTCACAGCGTCCATCCTCGGTTCAGCGCTGTCGGCGAGGTTGCTCACCAGCGCGGGGCCCCGCGGCGCGTACATCATTGCCTCGTTGGTGTTTGCGATCGGCACGTTCATCTGTGCATTCGCCCCCTCAATGCCCGTCATGCTCGCCGGTCGCATTATTCAGGGGCTAGGGGGCGGTTTTCTGTTCGCGCTGTCCTATGCCATGATCCGGCTGGTGTTCATCGAACCCTTATGGCCACGTGCAATGGCGCTGGTCTCCGGTATGTGGGGCGTGGCAACGCTGATCGGACCTGCCGTAGGTGGCATCTTCGCGGAGCTCGGCGTATGGCGCGCGGCGTTCTGGTCACTTATTCCAGTCGCATTGCTGTTTGCCCTGCTGGCTGTTGCCGTACTGCCGAAACGCAGCGCGGGTAAAACTGAACGCTCGCCGCTTCCACTCGTCCAGCTCGCTCTCGTGACGTCGGCGGTTCTCGTCGTTTCGGCCGCAAGCGTCTCGTCAACCCTCTCCTGGAACATCGGGGGGCTTGGCGTCGCCGCTGTCCTGACGGCGCTGCTGATAGTCACCGAAAGCCGCTCCAGCCGCAGGCTGCTGCCTGAAGGTGCATTTCGGATTACCACAGCGCTGGGAGCGCTCTATGCAACCATGTCGCTGCTTGCGATCACCGTTACCAGTGGCGAAATATTCGTGCCGCTTTTTCTTCAAGTCCTCCACCATCAGTCACCGCTTGCCGCTGGGTATCTTGCCGCGCTGATGGCGGCCGGCTGGACGTCAGGGTCAATCGCAAGCGCCGGGGCGAGCGGTAAAAACATAAGGCGTGCGATCCTCGCCGGCCCGGTCCTTGGCGTGGGCGGCATGGTGGCGCTTGCGGTGTTGATGCGCTCTGAAAGCGATGGTGGCTGGCTGGCGATCACACCAATCTGCGTCGCGCTTGTTGCCATCGGACTGGGTGTGGGGCTGGCCTGGCCGCATTTACTGACGCGTGTGTTTCAGGTTGCATCGGTCGGCGAGCAGGGCCTGGCCGCCGCGTCCATTACGACCGTGCAGTTGTTCGCCACCGCGCTTGGCGCGGCTCTGGCAGGGATGGTGGCAAACGTCGCCGGCCTCACCCATCCAGGAGGCATCACCGGTATGGCGAACGCTGCGGGCTGGCTGTTTGGAGTGTTCGCGCTGGCGTCCTTCCTTGGCTTTTTTACTGCCTTGCGCGTGGTTCGCCTTCACTCCAAAGCTAGACGTTTTTCAGGCTGA
- the soxR gene encoding redox-sensitive transcriptional activator SoxR, producing the protein MIDVRVPLSVGELARRGGITVATVHFYDAKGLIQGQRSAGNQRRYSRDTLRRIAVIKIAKRAGIPLAAIKAALDELPSGRPLTSKDWTNLSTNWRDLLTERIHSLTQLRDQLDGCIGCGCLSMDDCPLRNPGDRLSSLGSGAVLLEKDTAPTV; encoded by the coding sequence ATGATCGATGTCCGCGTGCCACTTTCTGTCGGTGAGTTAGCCCGCCGAGGCGGCATCACCGTGGCGACCGTCCACTTCTACGATGCAAAAGGCCTCATTCAGGGGCAACGGAGCGCAGGCAATCAGCGTCGTTATTCCCGGGATACTCTTCGCCGCATTGCCGTTATCAAAATCGCAAAACGCGCGGGCATTCCTTTGGCCGCCATCAAGGCCGCACTGGACGAGCTGCCCTCAGGGCGACCTCTGACGTCAAAAGACTGGACGAATCTCTCTACAAACTGGAGGGACCTGCTGACCGAGCGGATTCACAGCCTGACCCAGCTTCGTGATCAGCTCGACGGTTGTATCGGCTGCGGATGCCTCTCCATGGACGACTGCCCTCTGCGCAATCCGGGTGATCGTTTAAGTTCGCTCGGGAGCGGCGCTGTTTTGCTCGAGAAAGACACCGCGCCTACCGTGTGA
- a CDS encoding glutathione S-transferase family protein, whose protein sequence is MLRILGKASSINVRKVLWACAEIEIPFEREDWGSGFRSTHAPEFLTLNPNAMVPVIQDDDFILWESNSIIRYLASRYNNANLYPIEARAKARVDQWIDWQASDLNKSWSYAFMSLVRHSPEHQDSHALATACNDWSRHMEILNRQLDSTGAYVIGSEFSLADIPIGLSVNRWFETPLAHPDFPAVRDYYERLSRRKSYLLYGRNGTP, encoded by the coding sequence ATGTTGCGCATACTGGGTAAGGCATCCTCAATCAATGTCCGTAAAGTACTCTGGGCATGCGCCGAGATTGAAATCCCCTTTGAGCGAGAGGATTGGGGGTCTGGCTTCAGGTCAACGCACGCACCTGAATTTCTGACGCTAAATCCCAATGCCATGGTGCCGGTCATCCAAGATGACGATTTCATTCTTTGGGAATCAAACTCGATCATTCGCTACCTGGCATCCCGCTACAACAATGCCAACCTTTACCCGATTGAAGCGAGGGCCAAAGCGCGTGTGGATCAATGGATCGATTGGCAAGCGTCTGATCTCAACAAATCGTGGAGTTATGCCTTCATGTCGTTGGTCAGGCATTCGCCTGAACATCAGGACAGCCATGCGCTGGCAACCGCTTGCAATGACTGGTCGAGACACATGGAGATTCTCAATAGACAGCTCGATTCAACCGGAGCCTACGTCATAGGTAGCGAGTTTTCTCTCGCCGACATACCAATCGGGCTGTCGGTTAATCGGTGGTTTGAAACACCGCTTGCTCATCCGGACTTTCCTGCCGTGAGAGACTATTACGAACGCTTGAGCCGTCGAAAAAGCTATCTCCTGTACGGAAGAAATGGAACTCCATGA
- a CDS encoding DUF1090 domain-containing protein, translated as MRKKVVSQWTLGVGLGCLLMSGYSAGHNDSTCAERRDEILYQLEQAKLSGNRYKQSGLETALRNVKRYCQDDPIERRQNKIASAAAEVIYRSEQLEKALEEDAPSKVKVCREQLHHARRQLARATED; from the coding sequence ATGCGTAAGAAAGTAGTCAGTCAATGGACATTAGGCGTTGGGCTGGGTTGCCTCTTGATGAGTGGTTACTCTGCGGGTCATAATGACAGTACCTGTGCTGAACGTCGTGATGAAATACTGTATCAATTAGAGCAGGCCAAACTCAGTGGTAATCGATATAAGCAGTCAGGACTGGAAACAGCCCTGCGCAACGTAAAGCGGTACTGTCAGGACGACCCGATTGAACGTCGTCAAAATAAAATAGCCAGCGCTGCGGCTGAGGTTATTTACAGAAGTGAGCAACTTGAAAAAGCGCTGGAAGAGGACGCGCCAAGTAAAGTTAAAGTATGCCGAGAGCAATTGCATCACGCGCGCAGGCAATTAGCCCGCGCAACAGAGGATTAG
- a CDS encoding DUF2388 domain-containing protein: protein MSNAWVKVMSFYALATFSSSALAMNDFWLETIISSTSGGTTYLTSKDNKLNVSVLGDASSFVASGGAIRGPYLEASINALRASDPALDVSDMELATRLLLLSVSESLGESS from the coding sequence ATGAGCAATGCATGGGTTAAGGTTATGTCGTTTTACGCACTGGCTACATTTTCCAGTTCGGCACTGGCCATGAATGATTTTTGGCTTGAAACGATCATATCCAGCACGTCCGGTGGAACAACCTATCTCACTTCCAAGGACAACAAACTGAACGTGTCCGTACTTGGTGATGCGAGCAGTTTTGTTGCAAGCGGTGGTGCTATCCGCGGCCCTTATCTGGAGGCATCAATTAATGCGCTGCGGGCGTCTGACCCCGCCCTGGATGTTAGTGATATGGAGTTGGCTACACGTTTATTGTTGCTCTCGGTATCTGAGTCACTGGGGGAGTCATCATGA